A window of Castanea sativa cultivar Marrone di Chiusa Pesio chromosome 8, ASM4071231v1 genomic DNA:
ATGGAGaaactatttatatttgttaagaACTCTCATTGCTTTcagagtttcttttttttaccttaCTCATTTCAAAAgtgtttttaaaatcaaatggtCTTCTTCATAGGGaagaaaaaatcttttaaaaattccAATGGAGCtttatatttaaacaattttgcTTATTGGAACAATGATAGGAAAGATTGAACACAATGTTTGATATTGTAATTAATTAGGATCATTTGAATtgaatagttttattttttggtggaaCCTATTCTTTTTATGCATGTATATACTCCTACTTTCTTGCATTGCCTGTTCATATGATTAATTGGTCACTTCCATTCACCCTTTGTTAACTTGTGACATTAAGGGGAGAGAGTTGAAGTTTCACAGTAAGGGAAgagtaatttatattttttactttgtaAGTTTTCTATGGACAATACCACTCTTGGTATGTTTGTTCATGTTATTTTGCAAACCTTTTCATCATATACCATAAAAGACTGTGAAGATGAACTTTTTTTGTGAGTCTAGACTCTAGATTTAGgggattttgagaaaaattcaacGTAACTCGTGTAATAGGAACATTCCGTTTGATAGggtcatttttttataattgagttGTATTCTAATGTTTTGTCATGAAATTATcaaaggggaagattgttaAGGTTCATAGATGTGTTGGTAAATCCTAGTGccaaaacatttcaaatttgGGTTGTATCAATTGAATTGTGTTAGGGTTTTGAGTTTGGTTCATAAGTTGCTCAAAGACAATGAGTTGATGATCTTTCACATATATTTTACTTGTAACAAATTTGAtctaaacttttgaaaagtagGCATTCAGGTCTTCAAAATGGACACAATTTTGACCCAATTGTAATTCATCATTAGGCATTGAATGAAGAATAACCCAATTGCTGTTTAGTCCATTCCTCTCTCTCCTAACAGTTCtttggagggtgactaccttgAATTTAGTCGAAACCCATGCAATTCTCACCCCTTTCCCTATAATTCCCATCCATCCTCATTAGGAACCTTTGGGTTCCTAAcagtttttttcttctctccccAGACCCCTttctcaaataatttatatttctctctctctctctctctctctctctctctctatatatatatatatatatatatatatataattaaaatggGAACACCCTCTCATAGAGTTTATATTTCCTACATGCATATTTAAAATGGGAACACCATCATTTGCTTTTCCTCTTTACACTCACCGCTTGTCTTGTTTCATTCTTTATCATGCTGCTTAATCTATTGACTTCTTTTGCTCTTATTTATGGTTCTGCAGAATAATCTAGTAATGGATGACATGTCATGTAAGCCGAGCTGTGATGATGCAGTTATGGGTTGTGGAGAATCACATATTGATGAAAAGATTGCTTGCTTGATTGGTTTGCAGATTAGGAGCCCTTTTTACCAAGTTGAAACTGGTTTGATGGCTTTGTTGAAAAACTGTTTGGATTTAGAAGCAGGAAATTCAACAAGTATTTTGTCAGGTTATGTCGATCATTTTCATAGCATTGAATCTGAGGATGTTGGGTGGGGTTGTGGGTGGCGTAACATTCAAATGCTTAGCTCTCACTTGCTTATGCGAAGACAAGAAGCAAGAGAGGTTTTGTTTGGTGGTTCAGGATTTGTTCCCGATATAGCATCACTTCAGAGATGGCTTGAAATTGCTTGGGAAAGGGGTTTTGATGCACTTGGCTCTGAACATTTCAATCGCAAAATTTATGGTTCAAGAAATTGGATTGGAGCTACTGAATGTGCTGCTCTATTCCGTTCTTTTGGGCTTCGGGCAAGAATAGTCGATTTTGGTCCAAAAGAACTTGAATCGCTTTGTCTTTCTGTTCCTGGTTCAAGTCTTGGGGCACAAGTATCAAAAATAAATGACAGAGGCAAGAGGAAAGTAGTTCAGGTTTACGGACCAATGGATAAATACATTCTTGGGAGGCATTATGATGCTGCCCTGGCAGGTTCCAGAGGGGATGAAAATTCTAGATATTCTAGTATGGAGCTTGGTAATAATTTAGGAGGTGGAAGTGGTGATAATGTTCTGAATAAATGTGCCAGAAAAAACAAGGGTTCGGAAGTTCTTGTTCATTGGGTGTGGAATTACTTTTCTGATGAGAGCTTAAGCAAATCTGGCCACCATTGTGTTACTGTCAGCGAGAAACCGTAAGTGATAAATTAATTAGTTTCTTTAGCCTGAGGATGGAATGTTGATTATCCTGCTCATGCATGGAAATGCATGGAGGGATTTCATTCACATAACTTACTTATCatagaaaatgactcatttcTGATGGCATtctaacttttcaattttttaagcaGACCCTTGTATTTCCAACATGATGGACATTCAAGAACAGTTGTTGGAGTTCAAGTTAAACATCAACAGAATGGGACACAGCAATTCAGTCTCTTAATTTTGGACCCTGCTCATGTAATTATCTATCTGTGAGCTATCTTAGcagattttgttgttgttgttgttgtttttttttttttttttttttttttgcattatttattaaataatgtaGAGATACGGAATTCCTAACTTAGTATCTTTATATTGAATATTAGTGACTGATTGAAATACAATGAAAACCAGTCCAATAGGCTTGCATTTGAAATCTATTTCCTCTTGATTGAAGAAAAACAATCCCTAGTAGCCAAAATTTACTTatcaaagctttaaaaaaaaagaggaacttCTTGCGTACATTACATGGTTTTCACTCTGGTTTGTTCAATGAAgtatttacttattaaaaaaatataaataaaaagatgttTTTGGAAAAGGATCTTGTTTGCAAGATCTGTTTATTGCCCGGGAAATATTTGGGCTTGCCATTGGATATAAATCAAAAGCGATATGGGACTcgattttggagaagatggaatgAAGATTAGCTGGATGGAGAAGCTTTATTTATCAAAGGGAGGGAGAAGACTAAGGGTTTTCTTattgatgatggtgatgatatTGACCGTGACTTTGATATGGAGCTAGAACTTCTAACTATGGATATGATGAATGCGCTAACTATGGATATGATGAATGCGCTAACTATGGATATGCTGCTGAAAATAGACCAATTTTATATCACTCTTCAATTTGAATTAGCAAAAGCAATGTCTCCTTGAATAATATGGATTCCAAACATTTCACTTTGGGAGCAATTGCCAATAAGCTCTGGCTCAAGTGGTACCTTCTCCCTTTATAAGTtttaggtggagggtgaggttgcGGGTTCAAAACTCACTAGGTgcgtgtgtaacttaccaataaaaaaaaataaaaatcaatttgagTGCACTCTCTCAAGTTTCCCAAGATATTTACCCTCTTTATTTCCCATTCCTATTAGCATTGCAAATTGCTTTGAGAAAATACAACAGGATTTGCTTTGGGGTGGTTTAGGATGattttaaattccatttaatatatatatatattcttgccATACCTTCTAGAACTTGTAGTATATGCCATTGATGTCATAGTTTTCTCAGTCTTGCATCACGTTATGATAGAGAACAGCAGCTCTAAAAACATCTCTTAAAGAGAATGATGGGTGGCAAAAGCTTATAAAAAGAGGGGTTCACACGCTGAAGAAGCCACAATACCAGGTTATATATCTTTAGTAAGCTTTTGTACTTGGTCTTACTATAATTTAACAGTGGGCATGATATTCTGTTTTTGTTTCAGTTGTGTTACATTGATCCTGGAATTGCCAGTGAGGAGGAGATGGAGCTGCTCAAGAGAATAGATAGTATCTTTCTTGAATTCTAAAGGAATGTGTTCCACTTTTGTGCTTCTTTTAGGTATTATTTATCCATTTCATCAAGTTATTAACCTCATTGCATGCCTTTTCTATTTTAATGACgaaaaatataacaaagttATTACTTGAACACCGAAAGAAAATTATAGTTGAATGgcttattgtaattttgttcagcATGCCACTTTAGCAAACTTTTGTGATAGGAGGCATTCATTAATTTTCAGGAAAAATGCTCATACACCGCCCTGAACTTTGGACTAGCGACCAAGACACCTCCTAAACTTTTTTATTGGCCAATTTACTTCCTAAACTATATACACCTGCCAAATTAATACTCCAGTTAATTTCATGTTAAAACACTAATGGAATAAGAGCACATGAGAAGCATGTGAactttaaaaactaaataaatcacacatagaaagaagagagaggagagaccTAGGCCTGACCAgcagagaggagagagagagaggctgtAGAACCAGAGCCACCGTGGAGTGGCGCTGAGTTCATTATCCAGCTGTTGTCTTGCCGCCTGTATCTTAaggctgtgtgtgtgtgtgtgtgtgttttttttttctaatgcaagtattgttctttttatttttcctttttaacgCAAGTACTCTCTGTTATGTGTGAGTTTCTGTCGGGGTTGGGGTTTATTTGCTCCAAGATCCAAATAATCACATATCTTTTCAAGCAATGAATAGGGTGAGtccacttttttctttatttttgtctttgagGATGAAATTTTAAGATGTTTCAGTCCATGGAAGTTTTGGCTGTGTAAAAttctttccacttttttttggtttgttttttagTTCCTTTGATACTCGTGGATTTTTGTGATGATTATCATTAGATATTGATCAAATGAtgtagatttaatgaattttttgttgGGTCTTTAGGATTCCATTATTTGTGCATTCCAATTGTTTGATAAATTGTCCCAATGATTATGTGATATGTTCTTTCCGTTTAATCTGGTGGGGTTGTTGCAGGCAGATCCTGGAGTCTATGCTAAGCCTTTTCTCTAATCTAGTTTGGCTTTAGATGACTTGGTTTTGTATTGTTAATCTTGTTGTTATATAAGCTAGCAATCTTTGTTAGGTTGTCCTTGAAGGACTGTGAGTTTCAAAGTGGCTTTACTTTGCTAGATGTAATGTGTTTGTTCATCAATAAAATATCTGAATAACCAAAACAATTCGTGTAAACATACTCATTTGTGCCATTTGGATGAACtatatacaaaaatttctaGATAGAAAGTGGAAATGGGCAATAGAAGAACCTTGTCAAATGAAATTTCTGGATAAAATGTTACCAAAAGACTGAATTTGTCCAAATGAAGAACCTTGCCTGTGTATGGCTAAAGGAATAGGATGTTAGAACTGTGAAAACCACTTAATACACTAGCATATTGGCTTCCCATATATATGCACACACTCAATAGAACATTAGTTAAGCAAGGTGGAATGAAGACAAGAGAGTAGAGACTATGAAGTTTGCCCAGGTATTTTTTACGCCTTTGACTAATGGGTTGTGGTTGATGACGATCAATTGAAATTTGATTAAACCATTTTATTTGGTTATGTAAAATTTTTCAGGTTTGGTAGAAATACACTAGAGATTTTAGCTATAATTTTAATGCACAATAGGATAATTTAGTACATCTAATGCCAAGCTTGCTATATGATTCATTGATGTTTtacatttgtttttcttctctttttttcttgattatttctttcaaaaatattagaaatgcTTGATATAGTTCGTGTTATGTGTAATTGTTTTCTTGTAGATTAGGTCGAGAAGAGAAGTATTGCAAGTTCCAGCAACAAAAATTGATGGTACAAGAAATCCCTCCACTCATAGAAGTGTTGTAAGTGGGGGGAACGGGTGGTCCACAACTTCAAACAATTTTTCTAGTTTAGAATCATGTTTTTTAAACTTTGGTTAAGTGCTCTAATGGTTGTTATATGCTAATTGGTTTGGTAATGAGGTACTAGTGATTTGTGTGAGATGTTATCCTGAGCAGATTATGATcctcattttgtttttaatagaaaaaattcTGGACCTATGTGCAGTTTATACAAATTATAATCCTCTTTGTCATTAATGAAACTTGTGTGCCTATGTGTAATTTATTGTGTAAGTTTGTGTTGTGTTaagaccaataaaaaaaaattgtacacgTTAAGTAGTTTGTGGACAAATTATCACAAACAAGGTCCGCATTGCATATCCTAAATTTGAAtgtgtttttataaataaacataattatatTACAAACAAGTAGTCATTATAGTAATTGCATAAACTAGTTGCAGACCCATGCGATGCGTGggaataataattattttgtattataatataatatatataattttctctaaaatttgttgaagataatttgttctctccaataattaaataattttattcggtccaattaggtctactttggtccacTTGGTGAattttggtccactttagtccattttagactaattgcaccttaaattgatttttattttatttttataggttgtcttttcaaatttagctcaaaaattcattttttcctaaaattttgaattgaaaagtatggaattttattatattttggctaaactctttatttttgagttaataaaaagaaaaataaaatagacattagcaattagaaatatgagccctaaaaatgcaataaaaattgtATCTATTCAAAATtcttattcggtccacattggtTCTATTCAGTTTATTCTGTCAtctttggtccaatttggtcattttcggtcctatttagtccattttgtccactaaagttctatttggtccactttggtcctattcagtccattctgTTTTGGTCCACTTCAGTACTATTTAGTCTATTCCGTCTACTTTGATCCTATTCGATCCATTTTGTTCACTCTGGTTCTATTCAGTCCACATTTATTTTATTCGGTCCATTTGTATACTtcggtcctattcagtccacattTGTCCAATTCGattcaatttggtccattctgtTCACTTTGGTCATAATCTGTCCATTCGTTCTTAATCAGTCCGCTTTAATTCTATTTGGTCCGTTTGATCAGCTTTGTTCGATTTGGTCTAattcagtccattttggtccactttgatatatttttgttcatttacataatgggaaaaaaaaagtggaatatCAATTTGTTTTGGTTGCAAACGAAGTAGGTGAGCACAATTTATGTAGTAATCCAAGGGGCCTATCTGATTGAgggttttttttcaaaattttttttttatatgtattaaaagttataggtttggggttttatttaattaatcacTAAAGCACTgtgggggggtaaaaagatcctgatgggaacatgggccttttgggccgtgttaaggagggccgacctgaccctgggtttagaagttgttaatactatgggtcggcccatgcgccgaggatccgaggacccagccgagggtgagcttACCCTCGGGtgagcaccgaagaactcgggatttcatagtaaaggttaggggatggcacagttaaggccaatggttaaaagggggaaaccctagaatgccccggAAAGCACTtaggtgttgaagaaatgtctaAGATAAAgtctgctacctccacattaaagaccctgcacctaccaccctggccgcattaatggggaggtgacacttaaacagtgaaagggaaacttctagttactgttcaaaggcactaagaaaagaaatatctaggctaagggaggagttggggcagcACGTGtagaaagtattaaaaaaaagagagtatttaagggaggacctagaacagaaagaagcaggactttttgtaacctaacaagaaaaaaagacaaagagagagagataatataagaacagctctcggcttacgtccgaggagacctatttacgttactccttgctgtttccaaataccgccaatctttagtttgtcatttaatcttcactcacttctaacctgggtttcaagcccactctctacaaatttttattgtttaaggctcattgggcctgagcccatatctgttcttgggtccaggtgcaattgtgcacttacaagcaCCATAAGGCAAAGTTGAATGTAGGAGAAGGTGTACTCTAGGTCGATTAATTGTTAGGCATCTCTCTTGTATATGTGTAATTGGGTACAAGTTATAGGTTtggggttttattttatttgatgctGTAtgtgtttagggttttagggttctaggattttagggttttagggttttcggggtttagggtttagggtttagggtttggggtttggggtttggggtttggggtttatagggtttagggtttggggtttggggttGGGGGTTTCGGGTTTAGGGtatagggtttagggtttagggtttagggtttagggttttagggtttggggtttggggtttggggtttagggtttagggtttaggttcagggtttagggtttagggttttttagggtttagggttttagggttttagggtttggggtttagggtttttggggtttttagggtttggggtttttagggtttagggtttagggtttagggttttagggtttagggttttaggggtTTAGgggttagggtttagggtttagggtttagggttttagggtttagggtttaggttttagggtttagggtttagggtttagggtttagggtttagggttttaggggtTTAGGGGTTAGgggttagggtttagggttttagggttttagggtttagggtttagggtttagggtttagggtttagggtttagggtttagggtttagggttttagggttttttagggttttttagggtttagggtttagggtttagggtttagggtttagggtttagggtttagggtttagggtttagggtttagggtttagggtttagggtttagggtttagggtttagggtttagggtttagggttttagggttagggtttagggttttagggttttagggtttagggttttagggtttagggtttagggtttagggtttagggtttagggtttagggtttagggtttagggtttagggtttagggtttagggtttagggtttagggtttagggtttagggtttagggttttagggtttagggtttagggtttagggtttagggtttagggtttagggtttagggtttagggtttagggtttagggtttagggtttagggtttagggtttagggtttagggtttagggtttagggtttagggtttagggtttagggtttagggtttagggtttagggttttagggtttagggtttagggtttagggttttagggtttagggtttagggtttagggtttagggtttagggtttagggtttagggtttagggtttagggtttagggtttagggtttagggtttagggtttagggtttagggtttagggtttagggtttagggttttagggtttagggtttagggtttagggtttagggttttagggtttagggtttagggtttagggttttagggtttagggttttagggtttagggtttagggtttagggtttagggtttagggtttagggtttagggtttagggtttagggttttgggtttagggtttagggtttagggtttagggtttagggtttagggtttagggtttttagggtttagggtttagggtttagggtttagggtttagggtttagggtttagggtttagggtttagggtttagggtttagggtttagggtttagggtttagggtttagggtttagggtttagggtttagggtttagggtttagggtttagggtttagggtttagggtttagggtttagggtttagggtttagggtttagggtttagggtttagggtttagggtttagggtttagggtttagggtttagggtttagggtttagggtttagggtttagggtttagggtttagggtttagggtttagggtttagggtttagggtttagggtttagggttttagggtttagggtttagggtttagggtttagggtttagggtttagggtttagggtttagggtttagggtttagggtttagggttttagggtttagggtttagggtttagggttttagggtttagggtttagggtttagggtttagggtttagggtttagggtttagggtttagggtttagggtttagggtttaagggtttagggtttagggttttagggtttagggtttagggtttagggtttagggtttagggtttagggtttagggtttagggtttagggtttagggtttagggtttagggtttagggtttagggtttagggtttagggtttagggtttagggtttagggtttagggtttagggtttagggtttagggtttagggtttagggtttagggtttagggtttagggtttagggtttagggtttagggtttagggtttagggtttagggtttagggtttagggtttagggtttagggtttagggtttagggtttagggtttagggtttagggtttagggtttagggtttagggtttagggtttttggtttagggtttagggtttagggtttagggttttagggtttagggtttagggtttagggtttagggtttagggtttagggtttagggtttagggtttagggtttagggtttagggtttagggtttagggtttagggtttagggtttagggtttagggtttagggtttagggtttagggtttagggtttagggtttagggtttagggtttagggtttagggtttagggtttagggtttagggtttagggtttagggtttagggtttagggtttggggtttagggtttagggtttagggtttagggtttagggtttagggtttagggtttagggtttagggtttagggtttagggtttagggtttagggtttagggtttagggtttagggtttttggtttagggtttagggtttagggtttagggtttag
This region includes:
- the LOC142606631 gene encoding uncharacterized protein LOC142606631 isoform X1, coding for MTAPCPFCDVTVPWAELERHANSHFELEDEQQKQKRLATDRDLAQQIALAPSSPHSHSNNLVMDDMSCKPSCDDAVMGCGESHIDEKIACLIGLQIRSPFYQVETGLMALLKNCLDLEAGNSTSILSGYVDHFHSIESEDVGWGCGWRNIQMLSSHLLMRRQEAREVLFGGSGFVPDIASLQRWLEIAWERGFDALGSEHFNRKIYGSRNWIGATECAALFRSFGLRARIVDFGPKELESLCLSVPGSSLGAQVSKINDRGKRKVVQVYGPMDKYILGRHYDAALAGSRGDENSRYSSMELGNNLGGGSGDNVLNKCARKNKGSEVLVHWVWNYFSDESLSKSGHHCVTVSEKPPLYFQHDGHSRTVVGVQVKHQQNGTQQFSLLILDPAHRTAALKTSLKENDGWQKLIKRGVHTLKKPQYQLCYIDPGIASEEEMELLKRIDSIFLEF
- the LOC142606631 gene encoding uncharacterized protein LOC142606631 isoform X2 — encoded protein: MTAPCPFCDVTVPWAELERHANSHFELEDEQQKQKRLATDRDLAQQIALAPSSPHSHSNNLVMDDMSCKPSCDDAVMGCGESHIDEKIACLIGLQIRSPFYQVETGLMALLKNCLDLEAGNSTSILSGYVDHFHSIESEDVGWGCGWRNIQMLSSHLLMRRQEAREVLFGGSGFVPDIASLQRWLEIAWERGFDALGSEHFNRKIYGSRNWIGATECAALFRSFGLRARIVDFGPKELESLCLSVPGSSLGAQVSKINDRGKRKVVQVYGPMDKYILGRHYDAALAGSRGDENSRYSSMELGNNLGGGSGDNVLNKCARKNKGSEVLVHWVWNYFSDESLSKSGHHCVTVSEKPPLYFQHDGHSRTVVGVQVKHQQNGTQQFSLLILDPAHSCITL